Below is a window of Deltaproteobacteria bacterium DNA.
AAGATGAGCGGGTCGAGGCCCTGGTGGAAAAACAAGGCAAGGAGTTCGATCAAGAAAAACGAGCTGCATTAATACACGAAGTGGTCAAGATTTTGTGGAAAGACGCCTGGTTTGTGCCTTTGTGGGAGCCGGTGGTCATCAAGGCCATCCGAAAGGAATGGGAATATGAAGACTGGCCGGCGGCGTTAAGCATCTATCTAACCAATTTGTCGCGTAAAAAGTAAGGCAGGTGTTTACAATCAAAAATTTACTAGTTCGGGAAAAGTAAGCTTTAACCTGATGAGCCAGATTTAAGGATAAAATCAATGATAAATCCAAAACTGTCCGGATCGCTAATCAAAGGGTTCATGATCATTGAACTCTTATCCGAATTTCAAGAGATGACCCTGACTGAGCTGAGCAATCGTCTTGAATTGAACAAAAGCTCGGTCCACCGGCTGCTTTCAACGCTGGTC
It encodes the following:
- a CDS encoding helix-turn-helix domain-containing protein, yielding MINPKLSGSLIKGFMIIELLSEFQEMTLTELSNRLELNKSSVHRLLSTLV